A single Pedobacter sp. PACM 27299 DNA region contains:
- a CDS encoding helix-turn-helix domain-containing protein, whose product MLLPTVGIEQIFNLPYTKEDFKLVHHQPINMTVIPHAHKHDFYMILLIEKGSGTHTIDFKEHQVKDQMLFFLAPGQAHQWNLSPDTSGYQILFSMKFLLSGSQRFPYFNLSAAPYLPLTAAQYQTLILELKQIEEEEVLSDDLHIDLIQTRLQIILLLLKRWYSENFDVHEYAPDHRIINNFLALLEQHYTAHSEVGFYANEMSVTPNYLNQVCRKKAGITAGDLIRDRILLEAKRLLSLTQLDIKEIAYTLGFNDSSYFSRFFKKYTDLSPQEFRKMNN is encoded by the coding sequence ATGCTATTACCAACTGTAGGCATTGAACAAATTTTCAACCTTCCCTATACTAAGGAGGATTTTAAACTCGTCCACCACCAACCCATCAATATGACGGTTATTCCTCATGCCCATAAGCATGATTTTTATATGATCTTATTGATTGAAAAAGGAAGCGGCACTCATACTATAGATTTTAAAGAACATCAGGTAAAGGATCAGATGTTGTTTTTTCTTGCTCCGGGACAAGCACATCAATGGAACTTATCTCCCGATACTTCAGGTTATCAAATCCTTTTTTCCATGAAGTTTTTGCTTTCAGGAAGTCAGCGTTTTCCTTATTTCAATCTATCAGCAGCACCATACTTACCCCTTACAGCAGCGCAATACCAAACTTTAATTCTAGAGCTGAAACAAATTGAAGAGGAAGAAGTCCTTTCTGACGACCTTCACATTGACCTGATTCAAACCCGCTTACAAATCATACTCTTACTTCTGAAAAGATGGTATTCTGAAAATTTTGATGTGCATGAATATGCACCGGATCATCGGATTATTAATAATTTCCTGGCCTTACTCGAGCAGCATTATACAGCACACAGTGAAGTTGGATTTTATGCGAATGAAATGAGTGTAACCCCAAACTACCTGAATCAGGTATGTAGAAAAAAAGCCGGAATTACCGCTGGTGATTTGATCAGAGATCGGATTTTACTGGAAGCAAAAAGGTTATTGAGCTTAACACAGCTCGACATTAAGGAGATTGCCTATACCCTCGGATTTAACGATTCCTCTTATTTTTCGAGATTTTTCAAGAAATATACAGACCTCTCCCCCCAAGAATTCCGCAAGATGAATAATTAG
- a CDS encoding amidohydrolase family protein, whose translation MKKLSLILIGCLFAQITFAQKITVDLLIKSATIIDIKTGKLIPKQGIAIKDGLITAVFPESQRSKYTATQTVDATGKYVMPGLWDNHMHFGGGTALIEENKNLLPLYLAYGITTIRDAAADISLSVLQWRDEIAAGKLQGPTILTSGPKLEGYNSSWIGDIEVGNTKEIKAALDSLKRIKVDFVKITDNTLSPELFLESIRLARAEGFRVSAHIPNSIAMEQIAAAGLSSVEHLGYALKAGSKVEKEISKEVAEGKLKGKAFNQKVMDTFDETAAMATYKNMAKHGMYLTPTLSLSYILAYFDQDNHKNDDYLKYIGKGLQQTYVGRVKRVEQDNAEAIQFRQQLFEKTVQTLPLLQKAGVKIMAGTDAGYLNSYTYPGIGLHKELELMVKYGLTPLQALQASVINSPAFLNKTAYGSLQKGKRADLLLLNENPLQNISATQKIYAVVTKGSLLDRNTLDNMLESVKKKNSLTP comes from the coding sequence ATGAAAAAACTATCACTGATTTTAATTGGGTGCCTTTTTGCCCAAATCACCTTTGCACAAAAAATAACTGTTGATTTATTAATTAAATCTGCGACAATTATTGATATAAAAACAGGAAAGCTAATTCCTAAGCAAGGTATTGCCATAAAAGACGGCTTGATTACGGCCGTATTTCCGGAAAGCCAGCGCTCTAAATACACCGCTACCCAAACGGTAGATGCTACAGGAAAATATGTAATGCCCGGTTTATGGGATAACCACATGCATTTTGGTGGCGGGACAGCATTGATTGAAGAAAACAAAAACCTATTGCCATTATATCTTGCTTACGGCATCACGACCATCCGCGATGCTGCCGCAGATATTAGTCTGAGTGTTTTGCAGTGGAGGGACGAAATTGCGGCAGGAAAACTGCAGGGACCAACTATCCTAACCTCAGGTCCGAAATTGGAAGGCTATAACTCCAGCTGGATTGGCGACATAGAAGTTGGAAACACCAAAGAAATCAAAGCCGCTTTAGATTCTTTGAAAAGGATAAAAGTAGATTTTGTAAAGATCACAGACAATACTTTAAGCCCGGAACTGTTTTTAGAAAGTATCCGTTTGGCACGTGCCGAAGGATTTCGGGTATCGGCGCATATCCCAAATTCAATTGCGATGGAACAAATCGCCGCAGCTGGATTAAGCTCAGTAGAACATTTGGGTTATGCACTAAAAGCAGGTTCCAAAGTAGAAAAAGAAATATCTAAAGAAGTAGCCGAAGGAAAACTAAAAGGAAAAGCCTTCAATCAAAAAGTGATGGATACTTTTGACGAAACCGCAGCCATGGCCACTTATAAGAATATGGCCAAACATGGAATGTACTTAACACCTACCCTATCCTTGAGCTATATTCTTGCTTATTTTGATCAAGACAATCATAAAAATGATGATTATCTGAAGTACATTGGCAAAGGATTGCAGCAAACTTATGTAGGTCGTGTAAAAAGAGTAGAACAAGACAATGCTGAAGCCATTCAATTCAGACAGCAGTTGTTTGAAAAAACCGTACAAACACTTCCACTTTTACAAAAAGCAGGTGTGAAAATTATGGCTGGAACAGATGCCGGTTACCTGAACTCTTATACTTATCCGGGCATCGGCCTCCATAAGGAATTAGAATTGATGGTAAAGTATGGCTTAACACCTTTGCAGGCACTCCAGGCTTCGGTGATCAATTCACCGGCTTTCTTAAATAAGACCGCTTATGGTAGTCTGCAAAAAGGGAAAAGAGCAGACCTTCTTTTGCTCAATGAAAACCCATTACAAAACATCAGTGCTACTCAAAAAATCTATGCGGTGGTTACAAAAGGATCACTATTAGACCGTAACACACTGGATAACATGCTAGAATCAGTAAAAAAGAAAAACAGTTTGACACCGTAA
- a CDS encoding LytR/AlgR family response regulator transcription factor: MIAIALDDEPIALDIVNAHASKVPFLELQATFTNPFHALTHLQENKTDLIFLDIKMPDISGIDFFNTLSNPPMVIFTTAYSEHAVKSFELDAIDYLLKPFSIQRFLKACNKAQELYNLRNKSTNIDPISSIFIKDGYEQIKVQFDDILYIEASGNYTQIHLIGDKLLSSRIPLNELQLLLPAKKFIRTHRTFIVAKNKVSKFDRSQIWIGDQMIPIGLTYTQCTQHLL; this comes from the coding sequence ATGATCGCAATCGCTTTAGATGATGAACCAATAGCCCTGGATATAGTCAATGCTCATGCCTCCAAGGTTCCTTTTTTAGAACTACAGGCCACATTTACAAATCCTTTCCATGCGCTAACACATTTGCAGGAAAATAAGACAGACTTGATCTTTCTCGACATCAAAATGCCTGACATCAGTGGCATTGACTTTTTTAACACGCTGAGCAATCCACCTATGGTCATTTTTACCACCGCGTATTCTGAACATGCGGTAAAAAGTTTTGAGCTTGATGCGATAGATTACCTGTTGAAACCTTTCTCTATTCAGCGATTTTTAAAAGCTTGTAATAAGGCCCAAGAATTATATAATTTAAGAAATAAATCCACGAACATTGATCCTATTAGCTCAATTTTCATTAAAGATGGGTATGAGCAGATAAAAGTTCAGTTCGATGACATACTATATATTGAAGCTTCCGGAAACTATACTCAAATCCATTTAATCGGTGATAAATTGTTAAGCAGCAGAATTCCATTAAATGAACTGCAGCTGCTCTTACCAGCTAAAAAATTCATTCGTACCCATCGCACTTTTATTGTGGCTAAAAATAAGGTGAGCAAATTTGACAGGTCACAGATCTGGATCGGTGATCAAATGATTCCCATAGGGTTAACGTATACTCAATGTACTCAGCATTTATTATAA
- a CDS encoding SusC/RagA family TonB-linked outer membrane protein, which translates to MKIKNLVFAGLPLLCLTGMQAHATPAELMIKAAKSHSTFLFPNATQKILITGTVVDENSQPVPGVGVKSSKNNKATVTDASGRFSIEVENATDQLTFSYIGYETQTRQAGSGAAPLQIKLKPASGVDLDDVVVVGYGTRKKSDLTGAVGSVKEEQLKERPAASLNQALAGRIPGVQVNSNSGRPGGQTNIRIRGFSSIKTTNNPLYVVDGVILPVGSQTQSSNAIDFLNPGDIASVEVLKDASSVAIYGARGANGVIMITTKKGTNTGNKISYDVDFSVPTIGPKRVKMLNAQEFIDVENLAYDNAKIYDPAGWANNQYVDPRIKRKNLPLLFNADGSPIYDTDWFKESTQNKLSQNHQLGFTGGNAENSYGLFLNYRDDNGLLKNSYLKRYSGRFVMDSQMKKWLKVGGSLNYTNQTENLVDIGTGGLNSVRMITESFPFLPVKYPDGTWADNQNYPGAEGGSNPVHILTDRKYLLQTQNVLGNAYANLNLAEGLEFRSVLGANVVTRGRSEYNGRSLYGISFDQKGTATLDNNRETYWSFENYLTYNKRFAKDHAVTGLLGISWQETNIFGFATGAENFSSDFPQYNNLIGGSKPTPGTSRAERFGFNSYFGRLNYSYKDRYLFTATGRADGSSKFGENSKYAFFPSAAVAWKVSEEDFIKESRVISNLKLRASYGVTGNSEIPSYLSKGVLGSGYAAIINDTRVAGVGTNRLANPDLKWEKTAQSDLGVELGLFNNRVNLEADLYYRKTSDMLLDAPVPLTSGYSSITKNIGSMENKGLEFAINTVNISTDDFSWNTSFNISMNRNKVLSLATPADIFGVGNPGFTNETGIIRVGEPVGSFWGLTRLGTWSESERAEAAKYNYRAGKPVLPGDIKYLDKNGDYQINDDDRGIIGNGSPKAWGAFSNTFKYKKFDLTVEIQYSAGNDVLDMTKHSAEDRVGIANSYASVLNAWTPQNQNTPIAAIRDTRAGYVTNVDSHWVEDGSFIRGRNLLLGYTFAENITKKLKINRLRVYGSVQNFFLATKFSGNDPEVTTYSNAFAQGQTFFDYPKPTTFMLGLNVSL; encoded by the coding sequence ATGAAAATTAAAAACTTAGTTTTTGCAGGGCTTCCTTTGCTCTGTTTAACGGGAATGCAGGCGCATGCTACACCAGCGGAGCTGATGATAAAGGCTGCTAAATCCCATTCTACTTTTTTGTTTCCTAATGCCACTCAGAAAATATTAATCACCGGAACAGTAGTAGATGAAAATTCTCAACCTGTGCCTGGTGTAGGCGTTAAATCATCGAAAAATAATAAAGCTACCGTAACTGATGCTTCAGGTAGGTTCAGTATTGAAGTTGAAAATGCGACAGATCAGCTGACATTCAGCTATATCGGTTATGAAACTCAAACTCGTCAGGCAGGATCAGGTGCTGCTCCACTGCAAATTAAATTAAAACCAGCCTCTGGGGTAGATCTGGATGATGTAGTGGTAGTAGGTTATGGAACCAGAAAAAAATCTGACTTAACGGGAGCTGTAGGTTCTGTAAAAGAAGAGCAATTGAAAGAACGTCCGGCAGCATCCTTGAACCAGGCATTGGCAGGACGTATTCCCGGAGTACAGGTGAACTCTAACTCTGGTCGCCCGGGTGGACAAACGAATATCCGTATCCGTGGTTTCAGTTCCATCAAAACAACTAATAATCCTTTATATGTTGTGGATGGGGTTATTCTTCCAGTAGGTTCACAAACGCAAAGCAGTAATGCGATCGACTTCCTGAATCCTGGAGATATCGCCTCTGTAGAGGTGTTAAAAGATGCTTCTTCGGTAGCGATTTACGGTGCCAGAGGTGCTAATGGGGTGATTATGATCACCACTAAAAAAGGTACTAATACGGGTAATAAAATCTCTTATGATGTAGATTTTAGTGTGCCAACTATTGGACCAAAGCGTGTGAAAATGCTGAATGCTCAGGAATTTATTGATGTAGAAAATTTAGCTTACGATAATGCTAAAATCTATGATCCTGCAGGATGGGCGAATAATCAATATGTAGATCCAAGAATAAAAAGAAAGAATTTGCCACTGCTTTTTAATGCAGATGGAAGTCCCATATATGATACCGATTGGTTTAAAGAATCCACTCAGAATAAACTGTCTCAAAATCATCAGCTTGGATTTACCGGCGGTAATGCAGAGAATTCTTATGGTTTATTCCTGAATTATAGAGATGACAATGGATTACTGAAAAACTCCTATCTGAAACGTTATTCTGGAAGGTTTGTGATGGATAGCCAGATGAAGAAATGGTTGAAAGTAGGTGGAAGCTTAAACTATACCAATCAAACAGAAAATCTGGTAGATATTGGTACCGGTGGACTGAATTCGGTAAGGATGATCACAGAAAGTTTCCCTTTTCTACCTGTTAAATATCCTGATGGTACCTGGGCAGATAATCAAAATTATCCGGGCGCAGAAGGTGGATCCAACCCAGTGCATATCCTGACAGATCGTAAATATCTTTTGCAAACACAGAATGTATTAGGGAATGCTTATGCAAACCTAAACCTTGCAGAAGGATTGGAGTTTCGTTCAGTTTTAGGCGCAAATGTGGTGACCCGTGGACGTTCTGAATACAATGGACGTAGCCTTTACGGAATCTCTTTTGATCAGAAAGGAACGGCTACGCTAGACAATAATAGAGAAACCTATTGGTCATTTGAAAATTACCTGACTTATAATAAACGTTTTGCCAAAGATCACGCGGTTACTGGTTTGTTAGGTATATCATGGCAGGAAACTAATATCTTTGGCTTCGCTACAGGCGCAGAGAACTTCTCCAGTGATTTTCCACAATACAACAACCTGATCGGGGGAAGTAAACCTACTCCGGGAACATCCAGAGCGGAAAGATTTGGATTTAACTCTTATTTCGGGCGTTTAAACTATAGCTACAAAGATAGATACCTTTTCACGGCTACGGGTCGTGCGGATGGTTCTTCTAAATTCGGAGAGAACAGTAAATATGCATTCTTCCCATCTGCGGCGGTAGCGTGGAAAGTTTCAGAAGAGGATTTTATCAAAGAAAGCAGGGTTATCTCTAACTTAAAATTACGTGCCAGTTATGGGGTGACAGGTAACTCTGAGATTCCTAGTTATTTATCAAAAGGTGTTTTGGGTTCAGGTTATGCCGCCATTATCAATGATACAAGGGTAGCTGGTGTAGGTACAAATCGCCTGGCTAATCCAGATTTGAAATGGGAAAAAACCGCACAGTCAGACCTAGGTGTGGAATTGGGATTATTCAATAACAGGGTGAACCTGGAAGCAGATTTATATTACCGTAAAACCTCTGATATGCTCTTGGATGCACCGGTGCCTTTAACCAGTGGTTATTCCTCGATTACCAAAAACATTGGCAGCATGGAAAACAAGGGCTTGGAATTTGCGATCAATACTGTAAATATCAGTACTGATGATTTTAGCTGGAATACCAGTTTTAATATTTCAATGAATAGAAATAAAGTGCTTTCATTGGCTACACCAGCAGATATTTTTGGTGTAGGAAATCCTGGGTTTACCAATGAAACCGGAATCATCCGTGTGGGTGAGCCAGTAGGTTCTTTCTGGGGATTAACCCGTCTTGGTACCTGGAGTGAGAGCGAGCGTGCAGAAGCTGCTAAGTACAATTATAGAGCAGGTAAACCAGTTCTTCCAGGTGATATTAAGTACCTTGATAAAAATGGTGATTACCAGATTAATGATGATGACCGTGGAATTATCGGCAATGGCAGCCCTAAAGCCTGGGGTGCTTTCTCTAATACTTTTAAATATAAAAAGTTTGATCTGACTGTAGAGATTCAGTATTCTGCAGGTAATGATGTGTTAGATATGACGAAACACTCTGCTGAAGATCGTGTAGGAATTGCAAATAGCTATGCTTCTGTATTAAATGCATGGACTCCGCAAAACCAAAACACGCCAATTGCTGCTATTCGCGATACCAGGGCTGGTTATGTGACCAATGTGGATAGCCACTGGGTAGAAGATGGTTCATTTATTCGTGGTAGAAATCTTTTACTAGGTTATACATTTGCGGAAAATATCACCAAGAAACTGAAAATAAACCGATTGAGAGTTTATGGTAGTGTGCAGAATTTCTTCCTGGCCACTAAATTCTCTGGTAATGATCCTGAAGTAACTACGTATTCCAATGCTTTTGCGCAAGGACAAACGTTCTTCGATTATCCTAAGCCAACTACTTTTATGCTGGGCTTAAATGTGAGTTTATAG
- a CDS encoding sensor histidine kinase has protein sequence MIKLKESTKIELWVVTAFLILDLLISTIFNLNRSTILQGQTVWMSMLFGYVVTAICYYLLALYVSAELDKANETASNAVLLIYLFMYASFPMGIISVYFFILLSIKMLVLHVMSNKKNTSNQLYRDLTLLFAISSFLYGATVLLHSTYLVINYLALVAPIAILTYLYSLHYVLPALEHKNYRFLRFMGKTFLLTLVSFIPLGLIFFIFFYQQQPHDDSTIIICLQNFLTQILIVPLFSWNVYKSRNEKKTEEIQNLKTELGKSDANLNFLKSQINPHFLFNALNTLYGTAIQEEAQRTGDGIQMLGDMMRFMLHENMEDKISLSRDTEYLKNYIALQKLRVLKSPDILIETQIEEQINDLQIAPMILIPFVENAFKHGISMQSPSHIRIMLQTSTNKLYFDVENSIHLKTINDPEKFHSGIGLENVKQRLALLYPQQHELIIRETASTFFIHLTIDLEEIK, from the coding sequence ATGATAAAATTAAAAGAATCAACAAAAATAGAGTTATGGGTGGTCACAGCTTTTTTAATCCTGGATCTGCTGATCAGCACAATTTTTAATCTAAATCGCTCCACCATCCTACAGGGGCAAACAGTGTGGATGTCCATGTTATTCGGTTATGTGGTGACTGCCATTTGTTATTATCTTCTTGCCTTATACGTGAGTGCTGAACTTGACAAGGCAAATGAAACTGCTTCAAATGCAGTGTTACTGATCTATCTCTTCATGTATGCTTCTTTCCCAATGGGCATCATCAGCGTCTACTTTTTTATTCTCCTCTCTATAAAAATGTTAGTCCTGCATGTCATGAGTAATAAGAAAAACACCAGCAACCAATTGTACCGTGATTTAACCTTACTATTTGCCATTTCTTCGTTTTTATACGGGGCAACTGTCTTATTACACTCCACATACCTAGTGATCAACTATTTAGCCTTAGTTGCCCCGATTGCGATTCTAACCTACCTATACTCCTTACACTATGTACTCCCAGCGCTCGAACATAAGAATTACCGGTTCCTAAGGTTTATGGGCAAAACATTCCTGCTGACATTGGTATCTTTCATCCCTCTGGGCTTAATATTCTTCATCTTCTTTTATCAGCAGCAGCCTCATGATGATAGCACCATCATTATATGCTTACAAAATTTCCTTACCCAAATTCTCATTGTCCCTTTATTTTCCTGGAATGTCTACAAATCCAGAAATGAGAAAAAAACAGAAGAAATTCAAAATCTGAAAACAGAATTGGGGAAGTCTGATGCCAATCTGAACTTTTTAAAATCACAAATCAATCCACATTTCTTATTCAATGCTTTAAATACATTATATGGGACTGCCATCCAGGAAGAAGCCCAGCGTACCGGTGATGGCATACAAATGCTAGGGGATATGATGCGCTTTATGCTGCATGAAAATATGGAAGATAAAATTTCTTTATCAAGGGATACAGAATACTTAAAGAATTATATTGCCTTACAGAAATTAAGGGTATTGAAGTCACCTGATATCCTGATAGAGACTCAAATTGAAGAACAGATAAATGATCTACAGATTGCACCAATGATCCTTATTCCTTTTGTAGAGAATGCCTTTAAACATGGAATCAGCATGCAATCTCCGTCACATATCCGGATCATGCTCCAAACCAGCACCAATAAATTGTATTTTGATGTGGAGAACAGCATCCACCTAAAGACCATAAACGATCCTGAAAAGTTCCACAGTGGCATCGGTTTAGAAAATGTAAAACAGCGTTTAGCATTACTGTATCCACAGCAGCATGAATTGATTATCAGAGAAACTGCTTCCACATTTTTCATTCATTTAACCATTGATCTGGAAGAAATAAAATAA
- a CDS encoding GNAT family N-acetyltransferase, translating to MLKPYESSDFDLLTSWVTDEEILLQFAGTDFSYPLSRQQITAYQASHPERRFYIGYTSEETAFAFGEIIPQESGKPRLARILVGNPALRGKGLGRYFVRLLLEEIKKHYPTPAVDLFAWEKNDAAIKCYESVGFKFCPDPAMTMVHKDINYHIHKMTYTFSKENG from the coding sequence ATGCTCAAACCTTATGAATCTTCAGATTTTGACCTCCTTACTTCCTGGGTAACTGATGAGGAAATCCTGCTTCAATTCGCCGGAACAGATTTTTCTTATCCATTGAGCAGACAACAAATTACTGCATATCAGGCTTCACATCCGGAACGTCGTTTTTATATCGGATATACTAGTGAGGAAACCGCATTCGCCTTTGGAGAAATTATCCCCCAGGAAAGTGGCAAACCCAGACTAGCAAGAATATTAGTTGGAAATCCGGCACTCAGGGGAAAAGGATTAGGACGATATTTTGTAAGATTGCTGTTAGAAGAAATCAAGAAACATTACCCTACTCCTGCTGTTGACCTATTTGCCTGGGAAAAGAATGATGCGGCAATAAAATGCTACGAATCAGTTGGCTTCAAATTCTGTCCAGATCCTGCGATGACAATGGTTCATAAAGACATCAATTACCACATTCATAAGATGACTTATACTTTTTCAAAAGAAAATGGCTAA
- a CDS encoding ankyrin repeat domain-containing protein produces MKYRMTLLLCSLFFSLNTLTACSQEKTMTSSTNEIFQIIAQQNLSEMKVWLSKKPNLELKNEKGETPLMAVTYLNQVQMAKLLIDAGANVNTQDNLQNSPFLYAGAAGQLEILKLCLKSGADYKVFNRYNGTALIPACEKGHLAVVEELLKDKFYPIDHVNRLGWTALLEAVILSDGGPKHVKIVHLLVDAGANLSIKDKNGVTALDHARKKKFKEMINILENAAVRK; encoded by the coding sequence ATGAAATACCGCATGACTTTATTACTGTGTTCGCTGTTTTTCAGCTTAAACACCTTAACCGCCTGTTCTCAGGAAAAAACGATGACTAGCAGCACAAATGAGATCTTCCAGATCATTGCCCAACAAAATCTATCAGAAATGAAGGTATGGCTCAGTAAAAAGCCAAACCTGGAACTGAAAAATGAAAAAGGAGAAACACCGCTGATGGCAGTCACCTATCTGAATCAGGTACAAATGGCCAAACTATTAATTGATGCTGGAGCCAATGTAAATACTCAGGATAACCTGCAAAATAGTCCTTTCTTATATGCCGGAGCCGCAGGACAGCTCGAAATATTGAAACTGTGCCTAAAATCCGGAGCCGATTATAAGGTTTTCAATAGATATAATGGAACGGCTTTAATTCCTGCCTGTGAAAAGGGGCACCTGGCCGTTGTGGAGGAATTACTGAAAGATAAATTCTACCCTATTGACCATGTCAACCGACTAGGCTGGACTGCACTACTAGAAGCCGTGATCTTAAGTGACGGCGGACCAAAACACGTAAAAATTGTACACCTGCTGGTAGATGCCGGAGCCAACCTCAGTATTAAAGACAAAAACGGTGTGACTGCTTTGGATCATGCTAGAAAGAAAAAATTTAAAGAGATGATAAACATCCTGGAAAACGCCGCAGTAAGAAAATAA
- a CDS encoding RagB/SusD family nutrient uptake outer membrane protein: MKLNIKSSSKILLIAMVVLGTGCKKFLEETDPSNLTPETYYTIPEHAEASIAAGYAQTRFIGNGAGIFAANFSMLELVTGTAKTETGQNSDLNNLAGLSFTGENLLVRNWWAGLYNVIAQTNLTLQKVPGINPMDATRKAQVLGEARFLRAWAYFYLVRLYGDVPLILLPQSTSSADFYPTRTGTEAVYAQIVEDLTIAETAGLPWQQSSGTASKGAAKALLAKVYLSMAGFPLNKGTAYYKLAADKSLEVIKDGGFGLFDTYGELHSLATENKKEHMFEIQYLAAVATNPMQQLLLPNFKDVSAYSDEVGSTVPTVNFYNSYEAGDLRAKDREGFFYTSYYTGGNGALKQLNAPYIFKHFDVVANGTLGTAGTAQSSLNWPQIRYAEVLLTYAEAQNRADGTPNQAAYDAVNAIRKRALLTPLSGLGQAQFEEAVWRERWHELCYEGITWFDMVRLRKVYNETTNGFDNFVGHAFAATPNVILAEKHLLFPIPTVDYKNNPNLRPQNPGY; this comes from the coding sequence ATGAAATTAAATATAAAATCTTCAAGTAAAATCCTCCTGATTGCAATGGTGGTACTTGGAACAGGGTGTAAAAAATTCCTGGAAGAAACAGATCCTTCAAACTTAACTCCGGAAACTTATTATACCATTCCTGAGCATGCGGAAGCTTCTATCGCTGCTGGATATGCACAGACTCGTTTTATCGGAAATGGTGCAGGTATCTTTGCTGCCAATTTCTCTATGCTGGAATTGGTAACTGGTACAGCAAAGACCGAGACCGGACAAAACTCAGATTTGAACAATCTTGCTGGCTTGTCTTTTACAGGAGAAAACCTATTGGTTAGAAACTGGTGGGCTGGCTTGTATAATGTAATTGCTCAGACAAACCTGACTTTGCAAAAAGTACCGGGAATTAACCCAATGGATGCTACAAGAAAAGCACAGGTTCTGGGTGAAGCGAGATTTTTACGTGCATGGGCTTACTTTTATCTGGTGAGGTTATATGGAGATGTGCCATTGATTCTATTACCACAGAGCACAAGTTCTGCTGATTTTTATCCTACAAGAACGGGGACAGAAGCAGTATATGCGCAAATTGTTGAAGATTTGACCATAGCAGAAACAGCAGGTTTGCCTTGGCAGCAGTCGAGTGGAACTGCAAGTAAAGGAGCAGCAAAAGCACTATTAGCTAAGGTCTATCTATCAATGGCTGGATTTCCTTTAAATAAAGGGACAGCATATTATAAACTGGCTGCTGATAAGTCGCTGGAAGTCATTAAAGATGGTGGCTTCGGATTATTTGACACTTATGGAGAGCTGCATAGCCTAGCTACTGAAAACAAAAAAGAACACATGTTCGAGATTCAGTATTTGGCTGCTGTAGCGACTAATCCGATGCAGCAGTTATTATTGCCAAACTTCAAAGATGTTTCGGCTTATAGTGATGAAGTAGGAAGTACAGTGCCAACAGTGAATTTCTACAATTCTTATGAGGCTGGTGATTTAAGAGCAAAAGATAGAGAGGGATTCTTTTACACTTCTTATTATACCGGTGGAAATGGTGCATTGAAACAGTTAAATGCGCCTTACATCTTTAAACATTTTGATGTAGTTGCCAATGGAACTTTAGGAACAGCAGGTACTGCTCAAAGCAGCTTAAACTGGCCTCAAATCCGCTATGCGGAAGTGCTGTTGACTTATGCAGAAGCACAGAATCGTGCGGATGGAACACCAAATCAAGCGGCTTATGATGCTGTAAACGCCATCAGAAAGCGGGCTTTATTAACTCCATTGTCTGGTTTAGGTCAGGCGCAGTTTGAAGAAGCAGTATGGCGCGAACGCTGGCATGAACTATGCTACGAAGGAATTACCTGGTTCGATATGGTACGCTTAAGAAAAGTGTATAATGAAACGACCAATGGTTTTGACAATTTCGTAGGACATGCTTTTGCAGCAACACCCAATGTGATTTTGGCAGAGAAACACTTACTGTTTCCGATACCAACTGTGGATTACAAAAACAACCCTAATCTGAGACCTCAGAATCCAGGCTATTAA